The Chthoniobacterales bacterium DNA window CAGCAACATCGTGCCGTGGCAACTGCTCGCAGAACGCGTCGGTGCAAAAGTCGCTTACGTGCCGGTGACGGGCGATGATGGTCTGCTCGATTTGGATGTGGCGGAAAAGATGCTCGCACAAGGTCCGAAGATTTTTGGTTTTACCCATATTTCCAATACACTGGGAACGATCAACCCCGTGCGCGAACTCTGTGCCCTGGCCCGAAAGCAGGGCGTCGTCACGCTGGTGGATGCAGCGCAAAGTGCAGGCCACATGCCGGTAGATGTGCAGGAACTGGACTGTGATTTCCTCGCGTTATCCGGACACAAAACATGCGGACCGACGGGCACGGGCATCCTTTATGGCAAAGCGGAACTGCTCGAATCCATGCCGCCATGGCATGGCGGTGGCGAAATGATCAACAGCGTTTCGTATGAGAAAGCGTCCTTCAAGGCGCCACCTGCCCGGTTTGAGGCGGGCACTCCTAACATCGCGGGTGTGATTGGTCTCGCCGCTGCGCTCGACTACCTCGAAAATGTTGGCCGCGCGGAGATTTTTGCTCACGATCAAGGTCTCGCTCAAGATGCCTTCCAACGACTCCAGAGCATCCCGGGTATCCGTCTTCTCGGGCCTGCAACCGGTCGGGCGGGATTGGTCACCTTTGCCTTGAAAGAAGCGCATGCGCACGATGTGGTCATGCTCGCCGATCAACGCGGTGTGGCATTGCGGGGAGGTCATCATTGCAACCAGCCATTGATGCGCAAACTGGGGCTGGCCTCTTCCGTTCGGGCGAGTTTTTATTTTTATAACACTGCGGATGAAGTGGATCGACTGATTGAAGTCATTCGCGAAGTACACCAATTTTTCAGCCGATGAACTTCGACGAAATTTACCAGGACATCATTCTTGATCATTGCCGCGCACCGCGAAATTTCGGCCCGATGGACGATGCGGACATTACCACCGAAGGAGAAAATCCGACCTGTGGCGACGAGATCAAACTCCAACTCAAAGTGCGTGCCGATGAAATCGAAGACGCGCGTTTCACGGGTCAGGGCTGCGCGATCTGCATGGCCTCAGCTTCTCTTATGACGCGGACCGTTAAAAAACATTCCACGACCTTTGCGCAAAAGGTATTCGAGCAATTTCACGGGGCCATTGGCGGCCAAACGGAGAACCTCGACGCCCTCGGTGATCTCGCCGCACTTGCTGGAGTGCAACAATTTCCGCAACGCGTCAAATGCGCCATGCTCCCATGGGAAACACTTCGGGTGGCCCTCACCCAACACGCCTCGATCGCTGTGGATCACAGCCTGAATCACGACTTCAGCAACCGCGGAAAATAGTCAAGGTTAAGATAGTATCATCTTGGGGTGAATGAGTAGCCATCCAACCTGCGCAACTGGTGTCTCGCAGCATTGGGCTATTCCTCGCCAAGTGGCCTCTGGGAAATGTGAGAAGCTTTTGCATTACAGCCTTATGACTTGGCTCCTGAGGTAGGATTTGAACCTACGACCAATCGATTAACAGTCGATCGCTCTACCACTGAGCTACTCAGGAATTTCCGCAACTGGCGGGTTGTATAATTGGACCATGGCGTTGGTTCCAGCAAGAAGTTTTTCTAGAGAAATAACGGGTGGATTTTCTCAAAAATAGCCTTGGGCAGAACGGATTGCCCAGTCTCGATTTCGCCCAGCACCGGGACCGGTGTGCCATGGAGAAGATCCTCTAAAACGCTCTGGTTTGTCAGGCAAGTGGGGTCGTCTGGGCAAATAGGAGCTAGGTTATTGAGAATAATTCCCGCACAGGTCAGCCCGGCAGATTGAATGGCATGAAGGGTGAGCAGGGTATGGTTTAGGACTCCGAGCCGGTTCGCTGCTATGAGGAGCACCGGCAGGCCAAGCTCCCGAGCCAGATCTCCTGTGTTGTAGTCGCGATGAATGGGTACCTGCCACCCGCCGACGCCTTCGACGATGACCGCTGGAAAACGCCCGCGTAACGCCTCCCAGTCCATCCGAATCTGACCCAAGTCTATGGGTCGTTCTTCGATGATGCTGGAGGTGTAGGGCGACGCCGGAAACCGCATCCAGACCGGGTTGCAGGCATTGATCGTGAGGGCGTCATCGGACGCTTTTGCGAGTTGAACCGCATCATCGCGGTCTCCGCAGCAGATCGGTTTGAAGCCAACGGCAGACACACCCGTTGCCCGGAGCTGACGGATCAATAGACACGAAAAATGCGTTTTCCCCACTCCAGTGTCGGTGCCGGTGATAAAGATCATGCCCTGATTTAGATGGAACCCAGCCCAGAAAACAAGGCTGGACGGGCCGGCGTTGACACCGTCCGCCTCAGAGTTTAACCTTTTCCTCCGATATGAAGCGGCAAATCCTCCATTTTCTGACTTCGGCAAGCGTCTTGCTGGCGCTCCCGTTGTCAGGGCTTGCTCAACGCGACAGCGGTGGTCTCGACTTCACTTCGAGACTCCGAGAAAAAGTTTTAAGCAAGGTGGATGCTCTCCAGCCAGTGGTTTTCAAGGCCACCACTCTCGGCAAATATGCATGGAAACCGGACATCGTGACGACGGTGTTTTGGATCGGGGAAAGTCCGGGTGGCAACAACCCTGTGCCCAATCATGCCAGCAGTTGGGACAAGGAATGGGGCCGCAACTACGGTGGCTATGACAATCCGAATCCGGCTTACCGACGAGGCTTTGTTCCGGCTAACTTCGTGCCGCGACAGAATCCTTTTTACATTGCGCTGCCTTACAACGATGTCATGCGAGGAGGCACGAAACCCGAGGCGCCTAGAGTCATTCCATGGTTTCGGTCTGCTTTTGAACGTCCCGGGAAAACGGTCTGCAAGGGCCGCTGGATTGCCATACGCAAGGGGGCGCGGGTCTGCTACGCGCAATGGGAGGATTGCGGTCCCTTTCGCACCGATCACTGGGAATATGTCTTTGGCAATGAGCGTCCGCGGCGCAATTTGAACCAAGGTGCCGGCTTGGACGTCTCCCCAGCCGTGCGGGACTATTTGGGAATGGCCGGCACGGATGTGACCGATTGGAAATTTGTGGATTTCGATGAGGTGCCGCAAGGTCCGTGGTCGCTCTATGGCGACAATAATACCTTTGTGCAGAATCGCCGAAAACGGGCCGATGTGATTGTGCGCAACACCATTGCCGATGGTGTTGAGGACTATTCGGTCAAAGAATAACCGTTGGCTGCATTCGACGCAGTCCATTCACGATAAATCAGCGGCGAGATTTCCGAAGGTTTAATCTCGCTTCGGCCTCCCCAGAAGACGTTGGTGTAGCTGACTGGGATTCCGATCTTCGCGAGATGCGCGTCGATGGCCGCTTTGTGTTCCAGCAGACGCGGTTTCTCCGTGCCGTGGGCTACGGCCATGATGTTCACATTGCGGAACTCCGGCCCGCCTTCGCGCCAGTAGCAATGGGTCAAAATATCGTGTCTGCCTATTTCTGATCCGGCTTCGATTTCCCGACCAGCGGGGATCGCCCAATGGAAAAGTCCATTGAAACGCGTCACGCGCACGCCGGTTTGGGAAGGCTTCACGTGCTCAAGAAAAGTGGAAAAGCGCCCGATGACTTTTCTCTGATTCAAGGCTTCCGCCGTCTCGCAAAAATCCTCCAGAGAAACCCCGGCTTCCTCAGCGCGGGCCAGCCACGGATTGGCGGTGATTTCGTCGGGAGCAAACTCGCGTTTCAGGCTGAGAAGGATTTTCCATTCGTGGTCCGTTAGCTGGACGACTCCGGTTTTAATCATCAAGGCAGGAGTTACAGCCTTGTCTCCAGGTTCGATGGTTTTGCGACGAACATGACCCACACCCAAGGCAAAAATTCCCTTGGCTGGCATCAGTCGGTAAGTCTCTGCACCGGTCAATTCGCAGAGCAACTGGCAATGCGCGTCCAAGCTGAATCCAGCGGGGACTTTGACCGTGGTCCAGAGTTTGTATTCCGACCCGGCGGTAATGGAGTCGGTCGAGCGGATGACGACGTGACCCGAAAACGGATCGGTCTTCGACATAAAATCAAAGGCGGAGTCCAGTTTGTCTGCGTCGATTTTCCAAGCGACCAAGGCACCTTCCGCCAGATTCGTGGCGATCAAGGTTTGGCGAACCCGGCGCACGGTTTTTGCCTCCAACATGGCCCGAATCCGCTCAAGGACGGTGCTCAGCGGCAGTCCGCATTGCTCCGAGATTTGGGTAAATGGCTCGCGGACGAATCCTGGGATTTTATCCTCGGAGACAGCCAGAATTTGAGCGTTGATCGGGTCGTTGTGCTCGGTCGGAATCATATCTTACTCCGCCGCGCTTTCCTCGACGACCGCATCGTCCTCCTCGGTGGCGACAACCGGCGCGATGCCCTGGAGGCGCTCGCCTTCGCGCATGTCGATGAGAATCACGCCCTGCGCGTTGCGTCCCGTGGTGCGGATGCCGGCGACTTTGGTGCGAACCATTTTGCCTTTGTTGGTGATGAGCATGATTTCGTCATTTTCGCGAACGGTGAGAGCGCCGACGACGCCTCCGGTTTTCGCGTTGGTCTTCATCGTGATAACGCCTTTTCCACCTCGCGATTGGAGTCGGTAAACCGGGCCATTTTCGTCGTCGAATGGAGTGCGCTTACCGAGTCCATTTTCGCCAGCGACGAGAAGGGTGGAGTTCGGATCAACCAATGCGACGCCCACGATATAATCTTTTTTATCAGGACGAATGCCCCAAACGCCGACGGTGTCGCGGCCTTGATCGCGCATCTCTTCCTCGCTGAAACGAATACTCATGCCTTCGTGGGTAATGAGAACAATTTCTTTGAAACCATCAGTGAGTTTGCACTCGATGAGCTGGTCGCCTTCTTCGATTTTGATAGCGATGATGCCGCCTTTGCGGATGTTTTTGAAGTCGGAGAGATTTGATTTTTTAACGATGCCGCTCCGCGTGGCGAAGACAATGTGCAGCTTGTCGGTCCAAGTTTCCTCGTCCGTTTTCTGACCTTGGATTCGGATCGTAGTGGCGATTTTTTCGTTGGGCCGAAGCTCCAGAAAATTCGCGATGCTGCGCCCGCGACTGGCCCGGCTCATTTCGGGAATTTCAAAAACGCGTTCGACGTAGCAGCGTCCGTCCTGGGTAACGAAAAGCAGGAAATCGTGAGTCGTTGCTGTAAATAAACTCTCCACAAAATCGCTGTCTTCATCCTCGTGTTGCGATTCGCGCGCGACCATTCCGATGACGCCTTTACCTCCACGACGTTGCGCTCGGTAAGAACTGACGGCGGTTCGTTTGATGAAGCCGTTGTGGGTGATGGTGATGATAGTCCCCTCGTCGGCGATGAGATCCTCGATGCTAATCTCGCCCTCGGCGGCGACGATTTGCGTTCGGCGTTCGTTGCCGTATTTGCGCTGAATTTCGCGGACTTCCTCCTTGATCATGGTGAGGACGCGCATCTCGTTGGCGAGGATGTCGAGGAGGTTTTTGATGACGGCGACGAGGTCGTCGTATTCCTTCTTGATCGCATCGCGCTCGAGGCCGGTGAGTTGATAGAGTCGCAGGTCGAGAATGTGCCCGACTTGCTTGTCGCTCAGTCGATAAAAACCATCGGCGACGCGTTGCTCGTTGCGAATGAGAACGCCCAATCCTTCCACCACTGCGCGGCTCCAGGAGAGTGCGGCGAGACGATTTTTTGCGTCATCGCGGTCATTTGAGTCGCGAATGATTCGGATGAAATCATCGAGATTATCGAGAGCGATAAGCAGGCCTTCCAGCTTCTCCGCGTCGGCCTCGGCTTGGGCTAGCAAATATTTCGTGCGGCGAATAATCACCTCGCGTCGATGCTCGATGTAACAACTGATCGCGTCTTTCAGTGACAGCAGACGCGGCTTGCCACGGTCGATCGCGAGCATGTTTACACTGAAGGAGGACTCCAGCGGCGTGTGCTTGTAGAGATTGTTGACAATCACCTTCGGATTGCCGTCGCGCTTCAAGTCGATCACGACTCGCGTGTCCTCCGAACTCTCATCACGAACATCGCTGATACCGGTGAGAACTTTCTCGTTTACGAGATCGGCGATTTTCTTCACGAGTTCCGCACGATTCACGTTGAATGGAATCTCGGAAATGATGATCTGTTCGCGGCCACCCTTGATTTCTGTGGTGCCGATGCGGCCGCGAACTCGCACCGAACCGCGGCCAGTTTCAAAATACTGTTTGAGACCTGCATAGCCTTGAATGATGCAACCCGTCGGGAAATCCGGTCCTTTTACAAACTCCATCAAGCCCTCGATCGTGATGTCTGGATCGTCAATTTGGGCGCAAATGCCATTGATGACTTCGCTCAAATTATGCGGCGGCATGTTGGTCGCCATGCCGACGGCAATGCCTGTGCCGCCATTAACCAGCAAATTCGGAAACGCCGCCGGAAACACTGTAGGCTCGGTGCGAGTTTCATCGTAATTGGGAACGAAATCCACCGTGTCCTTGTCCATGTCCTGCATCAGGGCCGCGCCCAAATGTTGCAGTCGCGCTTCGGTATAACGCATCGACGCAGGTGGATCGCCTTCGACCGAGCCGAAGTTGCCCTGGCCATCGATCAGCATCTCGCGCATCGCCCAAGGCTGGGCCATGTGGACGAGCGTAGGGTAAATCGCCTGATCGCCGTGCGGATGGTAGTTGCCCATGGTTTCGCCGACGATTTTCGCGCACTTCAGATGCTTACGATTTGGCTGCACGCCGAGATCGTTCATCGCATAAAGAATGCGACGTTGGGAAGGTTTCAGACCGTCGCGTGCATCGGGCAGCGCACGGGAAATAATGACCGACATCGAGTAATCGAGAAACGATTTAGACATTTCCTCGGCGACGTTGACCTTTTCGACTTTTTCGTTGGAGTTATACATGTATGTAAATTATTCGGGGAACACTGGGATGTGCAGCAGTTTGGCCGCATCCCTCATGCGTTTATCAGTGGCGCAAAGTGGAAAATCCTGACTCGAATCACACGCCGCCACGTGAATGGAATCCAGTGTGCGCAGAGGCACTGAGGGATGACATCGATCCAGAGTATGTCGGGCTTTTTTCAAGGTCAGGCTGTCCATAGAATGGATTTCGAGGCGCTCGTCCGCGATCCAGGAGGAAAATTCCTTCCAAGCCTGTTCGCGTTCCAA harbors:
- a CDS encoding Lrp/AsnC family transcriptional regulator, giving the protein MIPTEHNDPINAQILAVSEDKIPGFVREPFTQISEQCGLPLSTVLERIRAMLEAKTVRRVRQTLIATNLAEGALVAWKIDADKLDSAFDFMSKTDPFSGHVVIRSTDSITAGSEYKLWTTVKVPAGFSLDAHCQLLCELTGAETYRLMPAKGIFALGVGHVRRKTIEPGDKAVTPALMIKTGVVQLTDHEWKILLSLKREFAPDEITANPWLARAEEAGVSLEDFCETAEALNQRKVIGRFSTFLEHVKPSQTGVRVTRFNGLFHWAIPAGREIEAGSEIGRHDILTHCYWREGGPEFRNVNIMAVAHGTEKPRLLEHKAAIDAHLAKIGIPVSYTNVFWGGRSEIKPSEISPLIYREWTASNAANGYSLTE
- a CDS encoding cysteine desulfurase, translating into MNESEAPLIQRPSLDAVRDDFPALHQQIHGFPLVYLDNAATTQKPRQVMETLARFYSEDNSNVHRGLHELSNRATAAFDQARVTVARFLNAPHPENIVFTHGTTEAINLVANAWGGKFVKAGDTILLTEMEHHSNIVPWQLLAERVGAKVAYVPVTGDDGLLDLDVAEKMLAQGPKIFGFTHISNTLGTINPVRELCALARKQGVVTLVDAAQSAGHMPVDVQELDCDFLALSGHKTCGPTGTGILYGKAELLESMPPWHGGGEMINSVSYEKASFKAPPARFEAGTPNIAGVIGLAAALDYLENVGRAEIFAHDQGLAQDAFQRLQSIPGIRLLGPATGRAGLVTFALKEAHAHDVVMLADQRGVALRGGHHCNQPLMRKLGLASSVRASFYFYNTADEVDRLIEVIREVHQFFSR
- the gyrA gene encoding DNA gyrase subunit A → MYNSNEKVEKVNVAEEMSKSFLDYSMSVIISRALPDARDGLKPSQRRILYAMNDLGVQPNRKHLKCAKIVGETMGNYHPHGDQAIYPTLVHMAQPWAMREMLIDGQGNFGSVEGDPPASMRYTEARLQHLGAALMQDMDKDTVDFVPNYDETRTEPTVFPAAFPNLLVNGGTGIAVGMATNMPPHNLSEVINGICAQIDDPDITIEGLMEFVKGPDFPTGCIIQGYAGLKQYFETGRGSVRVRGRIGTTEIKGGREQIIISEIPFNVNRAELVKKIADLVNEKVLTGISDVRDESSEDTRVVIDLKRDGNPKVIVNNLYKHTPLESSFSVNMLAIDRGKPRLLSLKDAISCYIEHRREVIIRRTKYLLAQAEADAEKLEGLLIALDNLDDFIRIIRDSNDRDDAKNRLAALSWSRAVVEGLGVLIRNEQRVADGFYRLSDKQVGHILDLRLYQLTGLERDAIKKEYDDLVAVIKNLLDILANEMRVLTMIKEEVREIQRKYGNERRTQIVAAEGEISIEDLIADEGTIITITHNGFIKRTAVSSYRAQRRGGKGVIGMVARESQHEDEDSDFVESLFTATTHDFLLFVTQDGRCYVERVFEIPEMSRASRGRSIANFLELRPNEKIATTIRIQGQKTDEETWTDKLHIVFATRSGIVKKSNLSDFKNIRKGGIIAIKIEEGDQLIECKLTDGFKEIVLITHEGMSIRFSEEEMRDQGRDTVGVWGIRPDKKDYIVGVALVDPNSTLLVAGENGLGKRTPFDDENGPVYRLQSRGGKGVITMKTNAKTGGVVGALTVRENDEIMLITNKGKMVRTKVAGIRTTGRNAQGVILIDMREGERLQGIAPVVATEEDDAVVEESAAE
- the sufU gene encoding Fe-S cluster assembly sulfur transfer protein SufU, which produces MNFDEIYQDIILDHCRAPRNFGPMDDADITTEGENPTCGDEIKLQLKVRADEIEDARFTGQGCAICMASASLMTRTVKKHSTTFAQKVFEQFHGAIGGQTENLDALGDLAALAGVQQFPQRVKCAMLPWETLRVALTQHASIAVDHSLNHDFSNRGK
- the bioD gene encoding dethiobiotin synthase, which translates into the protein MIFITGTDTGVGKTHFSCLLIRQLRATGVSAVGFKPICCGDRDDAVQLAKASDDALTINACNPVWMRFPASPYTSSIIEERPIDLGQIRMDWEALRGRFPAVIVEGVGGWQVPIHRDYNTGDLARELGLPVLLIAANRLGVLNHTLLTLHAIQSAGLTCAGIILNNLAPICPDDPTCLTNQSVLEDLLHGTPVPVLGEIETGQSVLPKAIFEKIHPLFL
- a CDS encoding type II toxin-antitoxin system VapC family toxin, with the translated sequence MDTAIIIKLLVDEPDSHVFRQAIPGNSISTSELAVTEVLAALLAKERTQSITELEREQAWKEFSSWIADERLEIHSMDSLTLKKARHTLDRCHPSVPLRTLDSIHVAACDSSQDFPLCATDKRMRDAAKLLHIPVFPE